The following coding sequences lie in one Thalassoglobus polymorphus genomic window:
- a CDS encoding thioredoxin domain-containing protein, whose amino-acid sequence MRFLSIIALFGIVLSGMFSIPQPLFGQDAKKKHPQKANRLVNESSPYLLQHAYNPVDWYPWGTEALDAAKKQDKPIFLSIGYSSCFWCHVMERKVFENEEIAKFMNEHFICIKVDREERPDLDEIYMLSLQVYFQLSGSAQGGGWPLSIFLTPTGEPIAGGTYFPPEDLPGRPGFPSVLNQLNDAWNQQKPAVQRTATALSNEVKRLSQPPSFSEGGAVNLKDVQNSIESVLTHYDPVDGGFDFNPKVPDKPKFPVPSRLMLLQSQIARNAENSAELAQKLDKTLDEMGDGGIYDHLGGGFHRYSTDREWLVPHFEKMLYDNAQLAEVYAEAYERTRKKRYREIAEGIMQFVLNEMTDKGGAFYSALDAETDGIEGQYYVWSKEEVQSVLNPNGYRYFAAVYGLDQESKFEQGYVLHLSRPVAETAQQLGLPAEELETRLSRMRAELLKKRLTRKPLRRDDKILTSWNGLMIRAFARTGKILQRQDYIEHANKAALYLLSTLRDREGRLLRTAMNDKASLPAYLDDYAFLVSGLLALHDATGEEKWLNTARLLTDNQINQFWDRDRGGFFFTSHDHESLIARTKSAYDSVIPSGNSVSIQNLTKLASLTGDSIYAKHAQQTIDAFASQFRQSLGSLPYFAMATQAFLISQGNQSVPNGAGNLFAGGVSAPMDPKPETPKESPIIVGLAPANPDSLKDAKASPRGFFGLDSVTAGGTVPVAIEITIAEGWHINANPAQPDFVIPTELKIAGESKLKLSKIQYPKGHQFKLEGIDQALSVYEGKVLVKALLHVPEGSQGEIPVKIQLQSQACDSKSCLAPKRVVLQGSIKILPAGGVQPKPINQTIFREATPK is encoded by the coding sequence TCGAGCCCATATCTGCTTCAACACGCTTACAATCCGGTGGACTGGTATCCGTGGGGAACGGAAGCCCTTGATGCTGCCAAGAAGCAGGACAAGCCAATCTTCCTTTCGATCGGGTACAGCAGTTGTTTCTGGTGTCATGTGATGGAGCGAAAAGTCTTCGAGAACGAAGAGATCGCGAAGTTCATGAACGAGCACTTCATTTGCATCAAAGTCGACCGAGAGGAACGCCCTGATCTCGATGAAATTTACATGCTCTCGCTGCAGGTCTACTTCCAACTGTCAGGCTCTGCTCAAGGAGGAGGCTGGCCTCTCTCGATCTTCCTGACTCCCACCGGAGAACCGATTGCCGGCGGGACCTATTTTCCACCGGAAGACCTTCCCGGTCGGCCAGGTTTCCCGAGCGTCCTGAACCAACTCAACGACGCGTGGAATCAGCAAAAGCCAGCAGTGCAACGGACAGCGACTGCGCTCTCCAACGAAGTCAAAAGACTTTCTCAGCCTCCCTCATTTTCAGAAGGGGGAGCGGTCAATCTGAAAGATGTTCAGAATTCCATCGAATCTGTCCTCACCCATTACGACCCGGTCGACGGTGGATTTGACTTCAACCCAAAAGTCCCGGACAAACCCAAATTTCCGGTCCCTTCACGGCTCATGCTGCTGCAGTCACAAATTGCGAGAAATGCCGAGAACTCAGCTGAGCTGGCACAGAAGCTGGACAAGACACTCGACGAAATGGGTGATGGCGGAATCTACGACCATTTAGGAGGCGGGTTCCATCGATACAGCACCGACCGCGAATGGCTGGTCCCTCATTTCGAAAAGATGTTGTACGACAATGCACAACTGGCAGAAGTGTATGCCGAAGCGTATGAGCGGACCCGCAAAAAACGTTATCGAGAGATCGCAGAAGGGATCATGCAATTTGTCCTGAATGAAATGACCGATAAGGGTGGCGCATTTTATTCCGCACTGGATGCAGAGACTGATGGAATCGAAGGACAATATTATGTCTGGTCAAAAGAAGAAGTTCAGAGCGTCCTGAATCCGAATGGATACCGATATTTCGCTGCGGTCTACGGACTCGACCAGGAGTCGAAATTCGAGCAGGGGTACGTTTTACACTTGTCGCGTCCGGTTGCAGAAACTGCTCAACAACTCGGTCTCCCAGCGGAAGAACTGGAAACACGACTCTCCCGCATGCGAGCAGAATTGCTAAAAAAACGTCTTACTCGCAAACCGCTTCGGCGTGACGACAAAATCTTAACGAGTTGGAACGGCCTGATGATTCGGGCCTTTGCCCGGACCGGAAAAATCCTTCAGCGGCAAGACTACATTGAGCATGCGAACAAGGCGGCGTTATACCTGCTTTCCACGCTCCGTGACCGCGAAGGGAGACTGTTAAGAACAGCGATGAACGACAAAGCCTCTCTCCCGGCCTACCTTGACGATTACGCTTTTCTGGTCAGCGGCCTACTTGCTTTGCACGATGCAACTGGCGAAGAAAAATGGCTCAACACAGCCCGGCTATTGACAGACAATCAAATCAATCAATTCTGGGACAGAGACCGAGGGGGATTTTTCTTTACATCACACGATCATGAATCCCTCATTGCCCGCACGAAATCAGCTTACGACAGCGTGATTCCCTCAGGGAACAGCGTGAGCATTCAAAACTTGACAAAACTCGCTTCACTGACCGGCGACAGCATTTACGCAAAGCATGCCCAACAAACGATCGATGCGTTCGCCTCACAGTTTCGACAGTCTCTGGGAAGCCTCCCTTACTTCGCGATGGCCACACAAGCATTTCTGATTTCTCAAGGAAATCAAAGTGTTCCAAATGGAGCTGGAAACCTGTTTGCAGGGGGAGTCTCTGCTCCGATGGATCCAAAACCCGAAACCCCGAAAGAATCCCCTATTATTGTCGGTCTCGCACCTGCAAATCCTGATTCACTCAAAGATGCAAAAGCTAGTCCGCGAGGTTTTTTCGGACTCGATTCCGTCACTGCAGGGGGAACCGTCCCTGTCGCAATCGAGATCACAATCGCGGAAGGTTGGCATATCAATGCGAACCCCGCACAGCCTGATTTCGTCATCCCGACTGAACTAAAAATCGCGGGAGAATCAAAATTAAAACTCAGCAAGATTCAATATCCCAAAGGGCATCAGTTCAAACTGGAAGGGATTGATCAAGCACTTTCCGTCTATGAAGGAAAAGTCCTGGTGAAAGCACTTCTGCATGTCCCAGAAGGAAGCCAGGGCGAGATTCCTGTGAAGATACAACTTCAGTCTCAGGCTTGTGACTCCAAGTCTTGCTTAGCTCCGAAACGTGTCGTCTTACAAGGATCGATAAAAATTCTGCCTGCTGGCGGTGTTCAACCGAAGCCGATCAATCAGACGATCTTCCGAGAAGCCACACCGAAATAA